The genomic window CCTCAGAAGGCACCCTGTTCGGCGGGCAGTCCCTGGCCGACGAGGTGGCCCGCCGGCGCAGTGAGCAGGCCCCGTCGGTCTTCGACGAAGAGGACCTCGAGCGGCCCGAAGCCGACAAAGCCGAGCCGGCGCCGGGCACTCTGAGCGCACTGTGGCGCGGCGCCGTCATCGTGTTGCAGTCGGTTCTGGCCGTGGCCTTCGGCGCGGGGCTGTTCCTCGCCTTCGACCAGCTGTGGCGGTGGAACAGCATCGTGGCGCTGGTGCTGTCGGTGCTGGTCATTTTAGGCCTGGTGGTCGGGGTGCGAGTGGTCCGCAAGACCGAGGACATCGCCAGTACGTTGATCGCGGTTGCCGTGGGGGCGTTGATCACCCTGGGCCCCTTGGCGTTGTTGCAGTCGGGTTAGGCGCCACCCACCCACAGTGCGCCCAGCAATCAGAGTTGGCCTGTCGACAGCATCCGTGTACCCGCTGCGGGCCGAGGCGGCCTTCGAGTATGCGGCGCGGCTGGGCTATGACGGGGTCGAGCTGATGGTGTGGGGCGAGTCGGTCAGCCAGGACGTCGGCGCGGTCAAGAAGCTCTCGAAGCGCTACCGGATGCCCGTGCTGTCCGTCCACGCGCCCTGCCTGCTGATATCGCAGCGGGTGTGGGGCGCCAACCCGATTCCCAAGCTGGACCGCAGTGTGCGCGCCGCCGAGGAACTGGGCGCACCGACCGTTGTGGTGCACCCGCCGTTTCGGTGGCAGCGGCGCTACGCCGAGGGATTCGGCGAGCAGGTGGCCCACCTGGAAGAAACCAGCGGTGTGATGGTCGCCGTGGAGAACATGTTCCCGTTCCGGGCGGATCGGTTCTTCGGCGCCGACCAGTCCAGGGAACGCATGCGCCGGCGCGGCGGCGGCCCCGGCCCCGCAATCTCGGCGTTCTCGCCGTCCTACGACCCGCTGGACGGCAATTACGCCCACTACACGCTGGACCTGTCGCACACGTCGACGGCAGGCACCGACGCGCTGGACATGGCATCGCGGATGGGTGCCGGCCTGGTCCACCTGCACCTGTGCGACGGCAGCGGCCTGCCCGCCGACGAGCACCTGGTGCCGGGGCGCGGCACGCAGCCCACCGCGGAGGTGTGCCAGACCCTGGCCGGTGGGGCGTTCAACGGCCACGTCGTGCTGGAGGTGTCCACGTCGTCGGCCCGGTCGGCCGCCGAGCGCGAAACCATGCTGTCCGAGTCGTTGCAATTCGCCCGCACACATCTGCTGCGCTGACCTCCAGGAGACCATGAACGCCCTATTCACCACCGCGATGTCGTTGCGGGAGGTCGGCCCCGGCGTCTTCGACGGCGAGCTGAACAAGCACTGGACCATCGGCCCCAAGGTGCACGGCGGCGCGATGGTGGCGTTGTGTGCGAACGCCGCGCGCACCGCGTGTGCGGGGCCTGACCAGCAGCCGGTGGCGGTGTCGGCGAACTTCCTGTGGGCGCCCGACCCCGGACCGATGCAGGTGGTCACGTCGATCCGCAAGCGGGGCCGACGGATCAGCGTGGTCGATGTCGAGCTCAACCAGGGCGAGCGGACCGCGGTGCACGCCGTCGTGACCCTGGGCGAGCCCGAACACCACCTTCCCGGTGGAACCACAGCGCCGCTGCTGTCGGCGAACCCCGTCTTGGACCTCATGGCGCCCGAGCCGCCCGACGACCTGGCCCCGATCCAGCCCGGCCATCGTCTGGCCGGTCTGGTGCACCTGGGCGAAGGCTGCGATGTGCGGCCCCTGCTGTCGACGATGGACCCCGTCACCGACGGAGGGACTCGCCGGGCGCCGATGCTGCAGATGTGGGCGCGACCGCGCGATGTGGCTCCCGACGCGCTGTTCGCCCTGATGTGCACCGACCTCTCGGCGCCGGTCACCTTCGCAGTGGACCGCACCGGTTGGGCGCCTACGGTGCAGCTGACCGCCTTCCTGCGGGCCTTACCCGTCGACGGCTGGCTGCGCGTGGTGTGCACGTGCGTGGAGATCGGGCACGACTGGTTTGACGAAGACCACATCGTCGTCGACCAAGCGGGTCGCCTGGTCGCACAGTCGCGTCAGCTGGCGATGGTGCCTGCCGCCCGGTAGCGGGCCGCCGCCGAAGTGTCTGAGATGCTTTCCGGCATGGCGAGAATCGCGATCATCGGCGGGGGAAGCATGGGCGAGGCCCTGCTTGCGGGGCTGCTGCGGTCCGGACGGCAGGTGAAGGACCTGGTGCTGGCCGAGCGTGTGCTAGAGCGGGCCAAATACCTGTCGCAGACGTATTCGGTGCTGGTGACGTCGGTCAAGGAGGCGGTGGAAAGCGCGACGTTCGTGGTGGTCGCGGTCAAGCCGGCCGATGTTGACGCGGTGATGGGGGATTTGGCCGCTGCGGCCGCCGCGGCCGACGATGACAGCGCCGAGCAGGTGTTCATCACCATCGCCGCCGGCATCACCCTCACCTACTTCGAGTCGAAGCTGCCCGCCGGCACCCCGGTGATTCGCGCGATGCCCAACGCGGCCGCGCTGGTCGGCGCGGGCGTCACCGCCCTGGCCAAAGGCCGATTCGTCTCACCCGAACAGCTCGCCGAAGCTTCCTCCCTGTTCGACGCGGTAGGTGGGGTGCTGACCGTTGCGGAGTCACAGATGGACGCGGTGACCGCCGTGTCCGGCTCGGGCCCGGTGTACTTCTTCCTGCTGGTCGAAGCGTTGGTGGAAGCGGCTGTTGCGGTCGGCCTCAGCCGGCAGGTCGCCAACGACCTGACCGTGCAAACCATGGCCGGATCGGCGGCGATGCTGCTGGAGCGGATGGATCAAGACCGCGGCCAGGCCGAAGGCGAGTCACTACGGGTCGACACCTCAGCCTTCGAACTGCGCGCCCTGATCGCCTCGCCCGGCGGGACCACCGCGGCCGCCTTGCGGGAACTGGAACGGGGTGGATTTCGAGCGACCGTAGATGCCGCCGTCCAGGCCGCGAAAACCCGCTCTGAGCAGCTAAGAATTACATCGGAATAATTCAAGTTTTTTCAATTAGTTGTCCCCCACCAGTACCAGTAACCCCACTAGTCCCGCTATTCTCCTCTTTGTATGCACTCGTTGGTGCCAGCGGAGGGGAAGCCGCTGGGATTGCGGGTGCCTGACACGATTGGGTTGCGATGACGTCTAGTAACGGGCCATCAGCACGGGATTCTGCAGGTAAGGGACGGGACGGCGGCTCGGCCGAAGGCCAGCAGTCCCGCACACAATTTCTCACCGTCGCTGAGGTCGCGGCGCTGATGCGGGTCTCGAAGATGACGGTGTACCGGCTTGTGCACAACGGCGAGCTGCCCGCGGTTCGGGTCGGGCGGTCCTTCCGGGTGCACGCCAAGGCCGTCCACGACATGCTGGAGACGTCTTACTTCGACGCGGGCTGACCGCACCCGTCGCTCCGTTTGACATATCGTCGCGCGCCCTGGAACCGGTCGCGCGGCTGCCGGTTTGGTGTTCGGTGTGGCCTGCCGGGTAAAGTATCTGGGTCAATTCCAATTAGCCGGATACGGGTCAGATAGCGGAGTTCATGGGTTCAGTCATCAAGAAGCGGCGCAAGCGGATGTCCAAGAAAAAGCATCGCAAGCTGTTGCGTCGCACCCGGGTGCAGCGCAGAAAACTCGGCAAGTAAGTCCGGTCGGCGGGCAGCGTCACCCTCCCGTAACGCTGTTGTTGCCACTCGCGGCTAGGCTATCGGGGTGGAATCGTCGAATAGCCGGGGCGGTGACGAAACCAGCGGCGGCGACAATGTGCACTATCCGAAAGTCGTGCTGGTTACCGGCGCCTGCCGGTTTCTCGGCGGCTATTTGACTGCGCGCCTGGCCCAGAATCCGCTGATCAACCGGGTCATCGCCGTCGACGCGATCGCGCCGAGCAAAGACATGTTGCGGCGGATGGGCCGAGCGGAATTCGTCCGCGCCGACATCCGGAATCCTTTTATTGCCAAAGTGATTCGCAGCGGCGAGGTCGACACGGTCGTGCACGCCGCGGCGGCGTCGTACGCGCCGCGGGCGGGTGGCAGCGCGGCGTTGAAGGAACTCAACGTGATGGGCGCGATGCAGCTCTTCGCGGCCTGCCAGAAGGCGCCCTCAGTGCGCCGCGTTGTGCTGAAGTCGACCTCCGAGGTGTACGGGTCGAGTGCGCACGATCCCGCGGTGTTCACCGAAGACTGCAGCAGCCGTCGACCGTTCCGCGAGGGCTTTGCCAAAGACAGCCTCGACATCGAGGGCTACGTGCGTGGGCTGGGCCGGCGCCGACCCGATATCGCGGTGACGATCCTGCGGCTGGCAAACATGATCGGCCCTGCGATGGACACCACGCTGTCCCGCTATCTGGCCGGGCCGCTGGTGCCCACCATGTTCGGCCGCGACGCCCGACTGCAGTTGTTGCACGAGCAGGATGCGCTCGGCGCGTTGGAGCGCGCTGCCATGGCCGGGAAGGCGGGCACGTTCAACGTCGGCGCAAACGGGGTAATCATGCTGTCTCAAGCGATCCGTCGGGCGGGTCGAATTCCTCTACCGGTTCCGGGCTTTGGCGTGTGGGCGCTCGATTCGCTGAGACGCGCTAATCGTTACACCGAAATCAATCGCGAGCAGTTTGATTACTTAAGTTATGGGCGCGTCATGGATACGACGAGAATGCGTACGGAACTTGGATTTGAACCGAAATGGTCGACTGCGGAAGCCTTCGACGATTACCTGCGCGGACGAGGCATCACTCCCATTATCGACCCAGATCGGGTACGCTCCTGGGAGGGCCGCGCCGTCGCGTTAGCGCAGCGTTTGGGTAGCCGAAATCCAATTCCGTGGGGTGGGGTCAGGTAGATATCGTGGCGGGTGAGTCCAGAGCGAATGTCATTCCACTGCACACGAATCGGGGTCGTGTAGCTGCGCGTCGCCGTGCCACGCAACGGGCGGATGCCGCTCGTCAACACCCCTCGCTGCTCGCCGACCCCAATGGCCGCGCGTCGGCCGACCAGATCGCCGCCGTCGTCCGCGAAATCGACGAGCACCGCCGCGCCGCTGGCGGAACCTCGAGCCCCGAAGCGCCGCTGAACGACCTTGCCCAGCGCGTCGCGGCCGTCGCCGGTTTTCTACGGCAACGGTTGATCGGCGACTACGAGGTCGACGAATTCGGGTTCGATCCGCACTTCAACGACGCAATCGTCCGGCCTTTGCTGAGGTTCTTCTTCAAGTCCTGGTTCCGGGTGGAAGTCAGCGGCATCGAGAACATCCCCGACGACGGCGCGGCGCTGGTGGTCGCCAATCACGCCGGAGTGTTGCCATTCGACGGCCTGATGCTGTCGGTCGCGGTGCACGACGAGCACCCGGCGCAACGCGATCTGCGTCTGCTGGCCGCCGACATGGTGTTCGACCTGCCCGTGGTGGGCGCGACCGCCCGCAAAGCCGGGCACACCATGGCCTGCACCACCGATGCGCACCGCCTGCTGGCCTCAGGGGAGCTCACCGCGGTGTTCCCGGAGGGCTACAAGGGGCTGGGCAAGCGTTTCGAGGACCGCTACCGGTTGCAACGGTTCGGGCGGGGCGGATTCGTCTCCGCGGCGCTGCGCACCAAGGCGCCGATCGTGCCGTGCTCGATCATCGGTTCCGAAGAGATCTATCC from Mycobacterium kubicae includes these protein-coding regions:
- a CDS encoding sugar phosphate isomerase/epimerase family protein is translated as MRPAIRVGLSTASVYPLRAEAAFEYAARLGYDGVELMVWGESVSQDVGAVKKLSKRYRMPVLSVHAPCLLISQRVWGANPIPKLDRSVRAAEELGAPTVVVHPPFRWQRRYAEGFGEQVAHLEETSGVMVAVENMFPFRADRFFGADQSRERMRRRGGGPGPAISAFSPSYDPLDGNYAHYTLDLSHTSTAGTDALDMASRMGAGLVHLHLCDGSGLPADEHLVPGRGTQPTAEVCQTLAGGAFNGHVVLEVSTSSARSAAERETMLSESLQFARTHLLR
- a CDS encoding thioesterase family protein yields the protein MNALFTTAMSLREVGPGVFDGELNKHWTIGPKVHGGAMVALCANAARTACAGPDQQPVAVSANFLWAPDPGPMQVVTSIRKRGRRISVVDVELNQGERTAVHAVVTLGEPEHHLPGGTTAPLLSANPVLDLMAPEPPDDLAPIQPGHRLAGLVHLGEGCDVRPLLSTMDPVTDGGTRRAPMLQMWARPRDVAPDALFALMCTDLSAPVTFAVDRTGWAPTVQLTAFLRALPVDGWLRVVCTCVEIGHDWFDEDHIVVDQAGRLVAQSRQLAMVPAAR
- the proC gene encoding pyrroline-5-carboxylate reductase → MARIAIIGGGSMGEALLAGLLRSGRQVKDLVLAERVLERAKYLSQTYSVLVTSVKEAVESATFVVVAVKPADVDAVMGDLAAAAAAADDDSAEQVFITIAAGITLTYFESKLPAGTPVIRAMPNAAALVGAGVTALAKGRFVSPEQLAEASSLFDAVGGVLTVAESQMDAVTAVSGSGPVYFFLLVEALVEAAVAVGLSRQVANDLTVQTMAGSAAMLLERMDQDRGQAEGESLRVDTSAFELRALIASPGGTTAAALRELERGGFRATVDAAVQAAKTRSEQLRITSE
- a CDS encoding cell division/environmental response transcriptional regulator, which codes for MTSSNGPSARDSAGKGRDGGSAEGQQSRTQFLTVAEVAALMRVSKMTVYRLVHNGELPAVRVGRSFRVHAKAVHDMLETSYFDAG
- a CDS encoding 30S ribosomal protein bS22, whose product is MGSVIKKRRKRMSKKKHRKLLRRTRVQRRKLGK
- a CDS encoding SDR family oxidoreductase translates to MESSNSRGGDETSGGDNVHYPKVVLVTGACRFLGGYLTARLAQNPLINRVIAVDAIAPSKDMLRRMGRAEFVRADIRNPFIAKVIRSGEVDTVVHAAAASYAPRAGGSAALKELNVMGAMQLFAACQKAPSVRRVVLKSTSEVYGSSAHDPAVFTEDCSSRRPFREGFAKDSLDIEGYVRGLGRRRPDIAVTILRLANMIGPAMDTTLSRYLAGPLVPTMFGRDARLQLLHEQDALGALERAAMAGKAGTFNVGANGVIMLSQAIRRAGRIPLPVPGFGVWALDSLRRANRYTEINREQFDYLSYGRVMDTTRMRTELGFEPKWSTAEAFDDYLRGRGITPIIDPDRVRSWEGRAVALAQRLGSRNPIPWGGVR
- a CDS encoding lysophospholipid acyltransferase family protein; its protein translation is MAGESRANVIPLHTNRGRVAARRRATQRADAARQHPSLLADPNGRASADQIAAVVREIDEHRRAAGGTSSPEAPLNDLAQRVAAVAGFLRQRLIGDYEVDEFGFDPHFNDAIVRPLLRFFFKSWFRVEVSGIENIPDDGAALVVANHAGVLPFDGLMLSVAVHDEHPAQRDLRLLAADMVFDLPVVGATARKAGHTMACTTDAHRLLASGELTAVFPEGYKGLGKRFEDRYRLQRFGRGGFVSAALRTKAPIVPCSIIGSEEIYPMLTDVKLLARLLGVPYFPITPLFPLAGPAGLVPLPSKWHIAFGEPIHTADYAPGDAEDPMVTFELTDQVRETIQQTLYRLLAGRRNIFFG